The Acidobacteriota bacterium genome window below encodes:
- a CDS encoding agmatine deiminase family protein has translation MASGTGAPTPRRLGYFMPPEWHPHESTWLAWPTNRETWPGRVRRIQSLFLEMMRLLASGERIDLLVDHREQEEEVRGRLDPAARRRIRFHRIATGDAWIRDYGPNFLIRSGGEQAAAGFNQWRFNAWGGRYPELAVDGDVPSRLAPLLDMPRFRPGLVLEGGAIDVDGRGVVLASETCLLNPNRNPGRSRKVVEDRLRSHLGACRTIWLGDGLPGDDTDGHVDNLARFVRPDTIVCAVEEDSDRPHHRILEDNRRRLTLARRSDGRRYRILTLPLPSPRETGLDGLPASYLNFYIANRRIMVPAFGCRQDELARKAVQELFPRRRAVSLNCRDLIRGLGGIHCITLQQPRAVRG, from the coding sequence ATGGCGTCCGGAACCGGCGCGCCGACTCCTCGAAGACTCGGCTACTTCATGCCTCCCGAGTGGCATCCCCACGAATCCACCTGGCTGGCCTGGCCCACGAACCGGGAGACGTGGCCCGGACGCGTGAGGCGAATCCAGTCGCTCTTCCTGGAGATGATGCGGCTCCTGGCGTCGGGAGAGAGAATCGACCTGCTGGTGGACCACCGGGAGCAGGAGGAGGAAGTCCGCGGCCGCTTGGACCCGGCCGCGCGGCGGCGGATTCGATTCCACCGGATCGCTACGGGCGACGCGTGGATCCGGGACTACGGTCCCAACTTTCTGATTCGATCCGGCGGCGAACAGGCCGCCGCCGGCTTCAACCAGTGGCGCTTCAACGCCTGGGGAGGCCGGTACCCGGAATTGGCGGTGGACGGAGACGTCCCGAGCCGGCTGGCCCCGTTGTTGGACATGCCTCGTTTCCGGCCCGGGCTGGTGCTGGAGGGAGGCGCCATCGACGTGGACGGACGGGGCGTCGTCCTGGCCTCGGAAACCTGCCTGCTCAATCCCAACCGAAACCCGGGACGAAGCCGGAAGGTCGTGGAGGACCGCCTGAGGAGCCATCTGGGCGCGTGCCGGACGATCTGGCTGGGAGACGGGTTGCCGGGTGACGACACCGACGGCCATGTGGACAACCTGGCGCGGTTCGTGCGCCCGGACACCATCGTCTGCGCGGTGGAGGAGGACTCCGATCGACCCCATCACCGAATCCTCGAGGACAACCGGCGGCGCCTGACGCTGGCCCGGCGGTCGGATGGCCGCCGGTACCGGATCCTGACCCTGCCACTGCCCTCCCCGCGGGAGACCGGACTTGATGGACTCCCGGCTTCCTACTTGAACTTCTACATCGCCAACCGGAGGATAATGGTCCCGGCGTTCGGATGCCGGCAGGACGAACTGGCCCGCAAGGCCGTGCAGGAGCTGTTCCCGCGGCGGCGGGCGGTCAGCCTGAATTGCCGGGACCTGATCCGGGGACTGGGAGGCATCCATTGCATCACGTTGCAACAGCCCCGGGCCGTCAGGGGTTGA